In the genome of Myxococcus stipitatus, one region contains:
- a CDS encoding MXAN_2561 family MXYO-CTERM-anchored protein: MRHIFVVLLLTASTALGQTVSFTGAAIQNGEVTVSLANCEKLNPVTWTRTGTLLCSSLTFFLTEGSCTDKPDAAGNFEVDEIGQNDTTASGTINLQMSKALNAKGETCEAQKANRTYKLCASTTRQTNLGQCDSTLVSIGNSVSFILDPVAPNAPEAPAVTGLDSALSVSVTTTSDMARLKVEVVEVTQGDDGGSGTPGAVVRSKEQVTPNNVFRMDGLENGKTYGVRAIAFDKAGNESPASALATGAPIASNGFFDEYVDAGGQETGGCGAGGGGLAVGAAMAALGFWLTSRRKQS, from the coding sequence ATGCGCCACATATTCGTCGTGCTCCTGCTCACCGCATCGACCGCCCTGGGGCAGACCGTGTCCTTCACGGGTGCGGCCATCCAGAATGGCGAAGTCACAGTCTCCCTGGCCAACTGCGAGAAGCTCAATCCAGTCACCTGGACGAGGACGGGGACGTTGCTGTGTTCCTCCCTCACCTTCTTCCTGACCGAGGGGAGCTGCACGGACAAGCCGGATGCGGCGGGCAACTTCGAGGTCGACGAGATCGGCCAGAACGACACCACGGCGAGCGGCACGATCAACCTCCAGATGAGCAAGGCGCTCAACGCGAAGGGCGAGACGTGTGAGGCGCAGAAAGCGAACCGGACCTACAAGCTCTGCGCTTCGACGACCCGGCAGACCAACCTGGGGCAGTGCGACTCCACCCTGGTGAGCATCGGGAACAGCGTCAGCTTCATCCTGGACCCGGTCGCGCCCAATGCCCCGGAGGCTCCGGCGGTCACGGGCCTGGACAGCGCGCTCAGCGTCAGTGTGACGACGACCAGCGACATGGCTCGGCTGAAGGTGGAGGTGGTGGAGGTGACGCAGGGCGACGATGGCGGCAGCGGCACGCCGGGGGCGGTGGTGCGCTCCAAGGAGCAGGTGACGCCGAACAACGTGTTCCGCATGGATGGGCTGGAGAACGGCAAGACGTACGGCGTTCGGGCCATCGCCTTCGACAAGGCGGGCAACGAGAGCCCCGCCTCGGCGCTCGCGACGGGCGCGCCCATTGCCAGCAATGGTTTCTTCGATGAATACGTCGACGCGGGTGGCCAGGAGACGGGTGGCTGCGGCGCGGGCGGTGGTGGGCTTGCTGTGGGCGCCGCGATGGCGGCTCTGGGGTTCTGGCTGACGTCCAGGAGGAAGCAGTCATGA
- a CDS encoding MXAN_2562 family outer membrane beta-barrel protein, producing MSRAWALGVAMVVAGSPALAQDVVSEVEAEDFSSPRSGGVVFRLGGYKPRVDSEKGLTEGRTPYKDTFGDSSLLLAEVELQHFFYQGIGTAGLGVSAGYGEKYANAKLEEGGDAAEKTALKVIPLGLNAFYKFDYAAFEWGIPLVPYGKLGLIYTPWWVTKGDDTEVSQGRKGSGGKWGWGATAGVSFLLDVLQPRFARDFDSGLGVNHSYLFAEYTYADVDNFGGKGLVLSSRRWMFGLALDY from the coding sequence ATGAGTCGGGCATGGGCGCTGGGTGTGGCCATGGTGGTCGCCGGGTCGCCGGCGTTGGCGCAGGACGTCGTGAGCGAAGTGGAGGCCGAGGACTTCTCCTCGCCGCGTTCAGGTGGAGTCGTCTTCCGGCTGGGTGGCTACAAGCCGCGCGTGGACTCGGAGAAGGGGCTCACCGAGGGGCGGACTCCGTACAAGGACACCTTCGGCGATTCCTCGCTGCTGCTCGCCGAGGTGGAGCTCCAGCACTTCTTCTACCAAGGCATCGGCACCGCGGGCCTGGGTGTGTCGGCGGGCTACGGTGAGAAGTACGCGAACGCCAAGCTGGAGGAGGGCGGTGATGCGGCGGAGAAGACGGCGCTGAAGGTGATTCCGCTGGGCCTCAATGCCTTCTACAAGTTCGACTACGCGGCCTTCGAGTGGGGCATCCCGCTAGTGCCATACGGCAAGCTGGGCCTCATCTACACGCCGTGGTGGGTGACGAAGGGCGACGACACCGAGGTCTCCCAAGGTCGCAAGGGCAGCGGCGGCAAGTGGGGCTGGGGCGCGACGGCCGGAGTGTCCTTCCTGCTGGACGTGCTGCAGCCGCGCTTCGCGCGCGACTTCGACTCGGGGCTGGGCGTCAACCACAGCTACCTGTTCGCCGAGTACACCTACGCGGATGTGGACAATTTCGGCGGGAAGGGCCTGGTGCTCTCCAGCCGGCGCTGGATGTTTGGACTCGCGCTGGACTATTAG